One segment of Trypanosoma brucei brucei TREU927 chromosome 8, complete sequence DNA contains the following:
- a CDS encoding protein kinase, putative, protein MSCTPATLGKPPVCDHCGAPFTKSTAKFCSKCGTKKKGTSSPQKNLTANVGQASKPSGANATQRSARASSTLKPSPNTSHNPQEPLGTSSTRFPPIQSPTPLSTVKHEFSTQESLDEGTLRASPEEEAKYTALTTLNPEGITPEMLQTANSSELGTWRKGLLIGRGTYGSVFLGLLDSGAFYAVKCVEVGNKTGTFSVKELVSLSREINMMQRLSHKNLCTFKGVYFDPTNSAICMFMEYIGGGSLSALVKKFKPLPPNVIRRWTRQLLCGLLYLHSQRIIHRDIKGDNILVDTSCDPEREAQIKLVDFGAARRLSDAVAQSRTVIGTPYWMAPEVVDVTGEAGGYSYKADVWSVGCTVAEMHTGKPPWPSQANAAAAIMMIAQSPEGPTELPVTEATSGCLAFMRRCLVRDPIQRPTVEELLQDPWILGETE, encoded by the coding sequence ATGAGTTGCACACCTGCAACGTTAGGGAAACCTCCCGTGTGTGATCACTGTGGCGCTCCCTTCACGAAATCAACGGCAAAATTCTGCTCGAAATGTGggacgaagaagaaggggacGTCAAGCCCGCAAAAAAATTTGACCGCGAATGTCGGACAAGCTTCGAAACCCAGTGGTGCAAACGCCACACAGCGGAGTGCCAGGGCGAGCTCGACTCTCAAGCCTTCACCGAACACCAGCCACAATCCCCAGGAACCTCTCGGAACTAGCTCCACTAGATTTCCTCCCATACAATCGCCCACGCCGCTTTCGACTGTTAAGCATGAATTTAGTACGCAAGAAAGTTTGGATGAGGGCACGCTGCGGGCATCACCTGAGGAAGAGGCAAAATACACCGCTCTGACAACACTCAACCCTGAGGGCATTACGCCTGAGATGCTTCAAACCGCGAATTCTTCTGAGCTTGGTACGTGGCGCAAGGGATTGCTGATCGGACGGGGGACGTATGGTTCGGTGTTTCTTGGACTTCTTGATAGCGGTGCTTTCTACGCCGTGAAGTGTGTAGAAGTTGGTAATAAAACTGGAACGTTTAGTGTGAAGGAGCTCGTTTCGCTATCGCGCGAGATTAACATGATGCAACGCCTTAGTCACAAGAACCTCTGCACCTTCAAGGGCGTATACTTCGATCCAACAAACTCCGCTATTTGCATGTTCATGGAGTATATTGGTGGTGGCTCTCTTTCTGCGCTCGTGAAGAAGTTTAAACCACTTCCTCCCAATGTTATTCGCCGTTGGACGCGACAGCTTCTCTGTGGGCTGCTCTACTTGCACTCCCAACGCATCATTCACCGTGACATTAAGGGCGACAACATACTTGTAGACACTTCCTGTGACCCAGAGCGTGAGGCACAAATTAAACTGGTGGACTTTGGTGCCGCCCGTCGGTTATCGGATGCGGTGGCACAGAGTCGAACGGTGATAGGAACACCATATTGGATGGCACCAGAAGTGGTAGACGTGACGGGTGAGGCTGGTGGGTATAGTTACAAGGCGGATGTTTGGTCGGTGGGTTGTACAGTAGCTGAGATGCACACGGGAAAACCACCGTGGCCGAGCCAGGCCAACGCGGCAGCGGCAATTATGATGATTGCCCAATCACCAGAGGGACCAACAGAACTTCCTGTAACCGAGGCAACGTCGGGTTGCTTAGCCTTTATGCGCCGCTGCTTAGTGCGTGATCCGATTCAGCGGCCAACGGTTGAGGAGCTTTTGCAAGATCCGTGGATACTGGGGGAAACGGAATAA
- a CDS encoding IgE-dependent histamine-releasing factor, putative, which produces MKIFRDILTNAEVVCDNDKPMDVLDEIVYAVQGRYIEIGGEDYGISANADEDAAEGAAGDVADEKQRVIDVVHNNRYTETNYDKNSYMAHIRGYMKQLLEKIEDEGAKKAFQTNAAAFVKKVIKEIDEYQFFIPEGNEEDPDNGMIVLCKWDGETPTFYFWKDGLKGERV; this is translated from the coding sequence ATGAAGATCTTCAGGGATATCTTAACAAATGCCGAAGTCGTGTGCGACAACGACAAGCCAATGGATGTGTTGGACGAGATCGTGTACGCCGTACAAGGCCGCTACATTGAGATTGGTGGTGAGGACTACGGTATTTCTGCTAATGCTGATGAGGATGCCGCTGAGGGTGCGGCGGGTGACGTGGCTGACGAAAAACAGCGCGTCATTGATGTGGTTCACAATAACCGCTACACTGAGACGAACTATGACAAGAACTCCTACATGGCCCACATTCGTGGTTACATGAAGCAGCTATTGGAGAAAATTGAGGATGAGGGCGCAAAGAAGGCCTTCCAGACTAACGCCGCCGCCTTCGTGAAGAAGGTGATAAAGGAAATTGATGAGTATCAGTTTTTCATTCCTGAGGGTAATGAGGAGGACCCCGACAATGGCATGATTGTCCTCTGCAAGTGGGATGGTGAGACACCCACCTTCTACTTCTGGAAGGATGGTCTCAAGGGCGAACGCGTGTGA
- a CDS encoding translationally controlled tumor protein (TCTP), putative, whose amino-acid sequence MKIFRDILTNAEVVCDNDKPMDLLDEIVYAVQGRYIEIGGEDYGISANADEDAGEGAAGDVDDGKQRVIDVVHNNRYTETNYDKGSYMAHIRGYMKQLLEKIEDEGAKKAFQTNAAAFVKKVIKEIDEYQFFIPEGNEEDPDNGMIVLCKWDGETPTFYFWKDGLKGERV is encoded by the coding sequence ATGAAGATCTTCAGGGATATCTTAACAAATGCCGAAGTCGTGTGCGACAACGACAAGCCAATGGATTTGTTGGACGAGATCGTGTACGCCGTACAAGGCCGCTACATTGAGATTGGTGGTGAGGACTACGGTATTTCTGCTAATGCTGATGAGGATGCCGGCGAGGGTGCGGCGGGTGACGTGGACGACGGGAAGCAGCGCGTCATTGATGTGGTTCACAATAACCGCTACACTGAGACGAACTATGACAAGGGCTCCTACATGGCCCACATTCGTGGTTACATGAAGCAGCTATTGGAGAAAATTGAGGATGAGGGCGCAAAGAAGGCCTTCCAGACTAACGCCGCCGCCTTCGTGAAGAAGGTGATAAAGGAAATTGATGAGTATCAGTTTTTCATTCCTGAGGGTAATGAGGAGGACCCCGACAATGGCATGATTGTCCTCTGCAAGTGGGATGGTGAGACACCCACCTTCTACTTCTGGAAGGATGGTCTCAAGGGCGAACGCGTGTGA
- a CDS encoding DNA repair protein, putative has product MPNSHNERIASYIERRWPQRFPEFCAALRRYPLPISSGAAGTQLHGSCPEAVRATEAFCAMLAPRHGREVLGDDNSTNDEMLARDGEVSVAALRRSVSFPFSPFRCFKMQRTEGGPPLLSGQPAVWSGNSDWHFDQLHNSRGEAGTSLMHSSTTGCQSGEPLPEEKLSWRELRDRCLSKGLLGSGTKVHLIARLRKHGASKLAETSPKPRYVPDSQAEVLSHLREDSERCSRSMSSAGHTSTVSDMIRHGQRLRTLFRSPNTDIAPTTSLAEGGSEPQGRLLGTPKEFVASQQRERKLVHSTPSMPTNTTDIDADENETPKEEGCSNNYSWHLLVDNRERIKGAHENLIEVCSRAGAPSVSCTLPCGDFMIGINSPNVGCSANSANVPDYQCRNAAGCTVLREGAMYGQTQKISFLVVERKTVKDLCASITSSRYYEQRQLLSSSPFRSVVWVVEGTMESITVEERRRVLSACASLASLPRFRVVWTRHLSETATFLRSLGKSVGSILCKTKMEQCPETLVTNCTECLQYINKIRKDIQARTTFPRMLMCIRGCSAPLAIQLASKYGSLLGLWRRLKYQGVDACDADPDIHRLTKPQKEVYLCLTKFILTRSYC; this is encoded by the coding sequence ATGCCGAACAGCCATAACGAAAGAATTGCCTCGTATATTGAGCGTAGATGGCCTCAGCGCTTTCCAGAATTTTGCGCCGCGTTGAGGCGATATCCACTGCCAATTAGCAGTGGCGCCGCTGGGACGCAGCTTCATGGCAGTTGTCCAGAGGCCGTTCGTGCGACGGAAGCGTTCTGCGCAATGTTGGCCCCCCGCCACGGTCGAGAAGTTTTGGGCGATGACAACTCTACGAATGATGAAATGCTTGCACGAGACGGCGaggtttctgttgctgcgcTGAGGAGGTCCGTTAGCTTCCCCTTCTCGCCATTCCGCTGTTTTAAAATGCAGCGCACAGAAGGTGGTCCCCCTTTACTCTCTGGCCAGCCGGCAGTGTGGAGTGGCAATTCTGACTGGCACTTTGACCAGCTCCATAACTCTCGTGGGGAAGCGGGTACGAGTTTAATGCATTCTTCAACCACCGGTTGTCAAAGTGGTGAGCCACTACCGGAGGAAAAACTCAGTTGGAGGGAGCTGCGCGATCGATGTTTGTCCAAAGGCCTCTTGGGTAGTGGAACCAAAGTGCATCTCATCGCGAGGCTCCGTAAACACGGCGCCTCTAAGCTTGCGGAGACTTCACCGAAACCACGATATGTTCCTGATTCTCAAGCTGAGGTGTTGTCCCACCTCAGGGAGGATTCGGAAAGGTGCTCCAGATCTATGAGCTCTGCAGGGCACACTTCAACAGTAAGCGATATGATCCGACACGGTCAACGCCTCAGGACGTTGTTCCGTTCACCCAACACCGACATTGCACCAACTACTTCGTTGGCGGAAGGAGGGTCAGAACCACAGGGCCGACTTCTAGGAACTCCAAAGGAGTTTGTTGCCTCCCagcagagggaaaggaagctgGTGCATTCAACACCCAGCATGCCGACAAATACTACTGATATAGATGCTGATGAAAACGAGACGCCTAAAGAAGAGGGTTGCTCCAACAACTATTCTTGGCACCTTCTCGTTGATAACCGCGAACGCATCAAGGGTGCACACGAAAACCTAATCGAAGTATGTTCCCGCGCCGGCGCGCCTAGTGTTTCATGCACCCTCCCGTGCGGAGACTTTATGATAGGAATCAATTCACCTAATGTTGGGTGCTCAGCAAACTCGGCGAACGTGCCGGATTATCAATGCCGCAACGCTGCCGGTTGCACTGTTCTTCGTGAAGGGGCAATGTACGGACAGACGCAAAAAATCTCATTCCTTgtggtggaaaggaaaacagtAAAGGATCTTTGTGCCAGCATTACCTCTTCACGTTACTACGAGCAGCGGCAACTGCTGTCATCGTCCCCTTTCCGTTCTGTTGTGTGGGTTGTGGAGGGAACAATGGAGTCCATCACGGTTGAGGAGCGACGGCGGGTTCTTTCTGCTTGTGCCTCGCTTGCGTCTCTTCCACGTTTCCGTGTCGTGTGGACACGTCATTTGTCTGAAACAGCCACCTTTCTCCGTAGCCTTGGGAAGTCAGTAGGCTCAATACTGTGCAAAACTAAAATGGAACAATGCCCAGAAACGTTGGTAACTAACTGCACTGAATGCCTACAATACATCaacaaaataagaaaggaTATCCAGGCTCGGACTACATTTCCCCGCATGCTTATGTGTATAAGGGGTTGCTCTGCACCTCTGGCAATTCAGCTCGCGTCGAAGTATGGTTCTCTGTTGGGGCTGTGGCGCCGGCTGAAATACCAAGGAGTAGATGCCTGCGACGCTGACCCAGATATACATCGCCTGACGAAGCCACAAAAAGAAGTATATTTGTGTCTAACAAAATTTATATTGACGAGGAGTTACTGCTAG